The Raoultibacter phocaeensis genome includes a window with the following:
- a CDS encoding DUF3800 domain-containing protein has translation MPTESIYLYLDEAGDFNFKPNGTRHFLMTCVIMQRPFRAAADLLHMRYDLIERGELAGCFHASEDRPFVRDLMFRVIRSHISEISAYSLVIDKRHYRYDPNPKEVYQQTFQWLIAHVAQSERFSKADRVIAITDDIPNAAKKGSIKGELKKALKENLPGGLTYTLIHQRSEGDFNLQIADYLCWAQFRLHEKRDKAPYMLLASAWSDMGIL, from the coding sequence GTGCCTACCGAATCGATATACCTCTATCTGGACGAAGCTGGCGACTTCAACTTCAAGCCCAATGGAACACGCCACTTTCTCATGACGTGCGTTATCATGCAGAGGCCTTTTCGGGCCGCAGCCGATTTGCTTCACATGAGATACGATCTAATCGAGAGAGGCGAGCTTGCTGGTTGTTTTCACGCTTCGGAAGACCGGCCTTTCGTAAGAGACCTCATGTTCAGGGTAATTCGGTCGCACATATCCGAAATATCGGCATATTCCCTCGTCATCGACAAAAGACACTACCGTTACGACCCTAACCCGAAAGAGGTATACCAGCAAACCTTCCAATGGCTGATAGCCCACGTCGCACAATCGGAGAGATTTTCGAAAGCGGATCGCGTCATAGCAATAACCGACGACATCCCGAATGCGGCGAAGAAGGGGAGCATAAAGGGCGAATTGAAAAAAGCGCTCAAGGAAAACCTTCCAGGAGGGCTTACCTACACCTTGATACACCAAAGATCGGAAGGAGACTTCAATCTCCAAATTGCCGATTACCTGTGCTGGGCACAATTCAGGCTGCATGAAAAACGAGATAAGGCACCCTACATGCTGCTCGCAAGTGCATGGAGCGACATGGGCATACTATAA
- a CDS encoding iron-containing alcohol dehydrogenase translates to MKGFEFSCPTKIVCGEGSLAKIADELRDQGITKPLVMTDQGLVQLHVADNLFNELQAANVSYEVFDTVPPDSSMNVVNEVAALYREKGCDGFIALGGGSVIDTTKGAAASLSAEGVDFSTLQGSEILQSTLPPLIAVPTTAGTGSEVTLVAVVADTEKHVKLSFTSYKLVPHVAVLDPVLTQSLPPKLTATTGMDALTHAIEAYTSIQKNPVSDSFARAAITLIADNLFSACADGKNADARTSLALGSLMAGAAFSNAMVGIVHAIGHSLGGLAHIPHGQAMMLLLPHCVDYNISQGFHAGLYGELLRDLDEESYASADPANRDLVFARKLHEMNERFHAEYGVPITLRDLGVEPEQFEAIAKQARYDGAALYNNSEITIDVATGILNAAY, encoded by the coding sequence GTGAAAGGCTTCGAGTTTTCCTGTCCCACAAAAATCGTATGCGGCGAAGGTTCGCTTGCAAAAATCGCCGACGAACTCCGCGATCAAGGAATCACCAAGCCCCTCGTCATGACCGATCAGGGCCTCGTACAGCTGCACGTTGCCGACAACCTCTTCAACGAGCTTCAGGCCGCGAACGTTTCCTATGAGGTGTTCGACACCGTTCCGCCCGATTCGTCTATGAACGTGGTGAACGAAGTCGCTGCGCTCTATAGGGAAAAGGGCTGCGACGGCTTCATCGCGCTCGGGGGAGGCTCGGTGATCGACACCACCAAAGGAGCCGCCGCATCGCTTTCCGCAGAGGGAGTCGATTTCTCGACGCTTCAGGGGTCGGAGATCCTGCAAAGCACCCTGCCGCCCCTCATCGCCGTACCCACCACGGCAGGAACGGGCAGCGAAGTTACGCTCGTCGCGGTGGTAGCCGATACTGAGAAGCACGTGAAGCTCTCGTTCACCTCGTATAAGCTCGTGCCCCATGTAGCCGTGCTCGACCCCGTGCTCACCCAGTCTCTGCCGCCCAAGCTTACGGCGACGACGGGAATGGATGCGCTCACGCACGCCATCGAGGCGTACACCTCCATCCAGAAGAATCCCGTGAGCGATTCGTTCGCCCGCGCTGCCATCACTCTCATCGCCGACAACCTGTTTTCCGCATGCGCCGACGGCAAAAACGCCGACGCGCGCACGTCGCTTGCGCTCGGAAGTCTTATGGCAGGTGCGGCGTTCTCGAACGCCATGGTGGGCATCGTGCACGCCATCGGCCATTCGCTCGGCGGCCTTGCGCACATTCCTCACGGACAGGCGATGATGCTGCTTCTGCCTCACTGCGTCGATTACAACATCTCGCAGGGCTTTCATGCAGGCCTCTACGGCGAGCTTCTACGCGACCTCGACGAAGAGAGCTACGCCTCGGCAGACCCCGCCAACCGCGATTTGGTGTTCGCCCGTAAGCTCCACGAGATGAACGAGCGGTTCCATGCCGAGTACGGCGTGCCGATCACGCTGCGCGACCTCGGCGTCGAGCCCGAGCAGTTCGAGGCGATCGCCAAGCAGGCGCGCTACGACGGAGCCGCGCTTTACAACAACAGCGAAATCACGATCGATGTGGCGACAGGTATTTTGAACGCCGCATACTAG
- a CDS encoding PfkB family carbohydrate kinase, which yields MRTSKAILSIGAVMVDVVCHIPNLPGRGEGVVVDKRDTLIGGCAFNAGNIVRQLGCPCFLFAPIGSGIFADFARKELADRGLEALHVETDLDCGSCTCLVEPDGERTMVTSPGIERCFERAWFDAIDASRYGYALASGYEIEGAGGEAIISFLEAHPEIEFFYAPGPRIEGVGPEKTARINALRPVWHLNDLEAKSYTGCSTVEEAARAIEAESGNAVVITEGAKGASVLSGSERIFVSTESVKPVDTVGAGDSHLGALVTARSAGRSWKEALALANAVAGAVCMVSGASLSDDEFAASGIHL from the coding sequence ATGCGCACCAGCAAAGCAATCCTCTCCATCGGTGCCGTCATGGTCGATGTCGTGTGCCATATTCCGAATCTGCCCGGCCGAGGCGAGGGCGTGGTGGTCGACAAGCGCGATACCCTTATTGGCGGTTGCGCGTTCAACGCGGGAAACATCGTGCGACAGCTTGGATGCCCCTGTTTCTTGTTCGCGCCGATCGGAAGCGGCATCTTCGCCGACTTCGCCCGAAAAGAGCTTGCGGATCGCGGCCTCGAAGCGTTGCACGTTGAAACCGACCTCGATTGCGGATCGTGTACCTGCCTTGTCGAGCCTGATGGGGAGCGCACCATGGTCACGTCGCCCGGCATCGAGCGATGCTTCGAACGCGCGTGGTTCGATGCGATCGACGCGAGCCGGTACGGATACGCGCTTGCGAGCGGATACGAAATCGAGGGCGCGGGAGGCGAGGCCATCATCTCGTTTCTCGAGGCTCATCCCGAAATCGAGTTCTTCTACGCGCCAGGGCCGCGTATCGAAGGCGTCGGACCCGAGAAGACGGCGCGCATCAACGCGCTTCGACCCGTATGGCATTTGAACGACCTCGAGGCGAAATCCTATACGGGTTGTTCGACTGTCGAGGAGGCGGCGCGTGCGATCGAAGCCGAAAGCGGCAATGCGGTCGTGATAACCGAGGGTGCCAAAGGCGCGAGCGTGCTGAGCGGAAGCGAACGTATCTTCGTTTCGACGGAATCCGTGAAGCCCGTCGATACCGTGGGGGCAGGCGATTCCCATCTCGGCGCGCTTGTGACGGCGCGCAGCGCCGGACGCTCGTGGAAAGAGGCGCTCGCGCTGGCGAATGCGGTCGCCGGAGCCGTTTGCATGGTGTCGGGCGCATCGCTTTCAGACGATGAATTTGCGGCATCGGGAATTCATCTTTGA
- the frr gene encoding ribosome recycling factor, giving the protein MVDDIMMQAEERMAKALDSLGTNFAAVRTGRANAMVLDRIKVDYYGVPTPINQMAAVKTPDAHMLVIEPWDKSTLTTIEQAIQQSDLGVQPSNDGSVIRLPFPALTEERRRELVKQCKNYAEEARVAVRNARRDANTAIEKLKKDSEISEDDAKRAETESQKLTDSYVAQIEEAFKKKEAEVMEI; this is encoded by the coding sequence ATGGTTGACGATATTATGATGCAAGCCGAAGAGCGGATGGCAAAGGCCCTCGATTCGCTCGGAACCAACTTCGCAGCGGTTCGCACCGGACGCGCAAACGCGATGGTGCTCGATCGCATCAAGGTCGATTACTATGGGGTTCCGACGCCGATCAACCAGATGGCCGCCGTGAAAACCCCCGATGCCCACATGCTCGTGATCGAGCCGTGGGACAAATCAACGCTTACGACCATCGAGCAGGCCATCCAGCAGAGCGATCTGGGCGTGCAGCCTTCTAACGACGGCTCGGTCATCCGCCTGCCGTTTCCCGCTCTTACCGAGGAGCGCCGCCGCGAGCTCGTGAAGCAGTGCAAGAACTACGCTGAAGAAGCGCGCGTGGCCGTTCGCAACGCGCGTCGCGATGCGAACACCGCGATCGAGAAGCTCAAGAAGGATTCCGAGATTTCCGAAGACGATGCGAAGCGCGCTGAAACCGAAAGCCAGAAGCTCACCGATTCTTATGTCGCCCAGATCGAAGAGGCGTTCAAGAAAAAAGAAGCCGAAGTCATGGAAATCTAG
- a CDS encoding D-alanyl-D-alanine carboxypeptidase, translating to MSTHTQPTLREKAKMLYVRILLRMLPFLSTNMRYLSHKVQDEIDYLDVGYTFMLEVKGAGLTSVCTKTERGTFRRVPLDEIAVDVEPGSGLASADADAVTVDYVIAFRSLDYAFQCFSGAKSLQDALAERAFTTRGPNNTGVSLTYMFTALLRSFFFWRRAYRNQPVASTR from the coding sequence ATGTCCACGCATACGCAACCGACGCTCCGCGAAAAGGCGAAGATGCTGTACGTCCGCATCCTCCTTCGAATGCTTCCGTTTCTCTCGACCAACATGCGCTATCTCTCGCATAAGGTACAAGACGAAATCGACTACCTCGACGTCGGCTACACCTTCATGCTCGAAGTGAAGGGCGCGGGGCTCACCTCCGTCTGCACCAAAACCGAACGGGGGACCTTTCGCCGCGTGCCGCTCGACGAAATCGCCGTCGACGTCGAACCCGGCAGTGGGCTTGCAAGCGCCGATGCCGATGCAGTCACGGTCGATTACGTGATTGCGTTCCGCTCGCTCGACTACGCTTTCCAATGCTTCTCGGGCGCGAAATCGCTTCAGGACGCCCTTGCCGAGCGCGCTTTCACGACACGCGGACCCAACAATACCGGCGTTTCGCTCACCTATATGTTCACGGCGCTGCTCCGTTCGTTTTTCTTCTGGCGGCGCGCCTACCGCAACCAACCTGTCGCAAGCACCCGCTAG
- a CDS encoding phosphatidate cytidylyltransferase, with the protein MAAADPNESPNTTGRIKQFALDKTPKKLKNPTDIQVRFRTGFIYIAISVICILVNDITTLVLLAATAGISAGEFYYMLRSDAKLPNELLGIIAAILYPVSVFFLGLTGALMVSVGLLVTLIAWYVFWMRARVPDVGVSFFGAAYTGLLLSGLMLVRMSLPDPWGGVLVLGIFLSVWANDTFAYLIGRKFGKHKLAPRTSPKKSWEGFIAGLVGSMVVWYAMTYIPGVTMDVVQALFFGLVCGLMGVLGDLAESRIKRNSGFKDSGTIMPGHGGLLDRTDSLFLVSVTSAILLVAGGCIPYVG; encoded by the coding sequence ATGGCCGCTGCAGATCCGAACGAAAGCCCGAACACCACGGGGCGCATCAAGCAATTCGCACTCGATAAGACGCCGAAAAAGCTCAAGAATCCAACCGACATCCAGGTGCGTTTCCGCACGGGCTTCATCTATATCGCCATCTCGGTCATTTGCATTCTCGTGAACGATATCACCACGCTCGTGTTGCTGGCTGCTACAGCCGGCATATCGGCGGGCGAGTTCTACTACATGCTCCGCTCCGACGCGAAGCTGCCTAACGAACTGCTCGGCATCATCGCGGCCATCCTGTACCCGGTGAGCGTGTTCTTTCTCGGGCTTACCGGTGCGCTCATGGTGAGCGTCGGTTTGCTTGTGACGCTGATCGCGTGGTACGTGTTTTGGATGCGCGCGCGAGTGCCCGATGTGGGCGTGAGCTTTTTCGGCGCGGCGTACACGGGGCTGCTGCTTTCAGGCCTCATGCTCGTGCGCATGAGCCTTCCCGATCCGTGGGGAGGCGTGCTTGTGCTCGGCATCTTTTTAAGCGTATGGGCAAACGATACGTTCGCGTACCTGATCGGACGTAAATTCGGCAAGCACAAGCTCGCACCCCGCACGAGCCCGAAGAAGAGCTGGGAGGGGTTCATTGCAGGGCTTGTGGGTTCGATGGTCGTCTGGTATGCCATGACCTATATTCCCGGTGTCACCATGGATGTTGTGCAAGCGCTTTTCTTCGGCCTCGTCTGCGGGCTCATGGGCGTACTCGGTGATCTGGCCGAGAGCCGCATTAAGCGCAATTCGGGCTTCAAGGATTCCGGGACGATCATGCCCGGCCATGGCGGTCTGCTCGACCGCACCGATTCGCTGTTCCTCGTTTCGGTTACCTCGGCGATCCTGCTTGTCGCCGGGGGGTGCATCCCGTATGTGGGATAA
- a CDS encoding S1C family serine protease, whose protein sequence is MDNTNGSGAPVPPPSGDNRYAAPTQPTQPGQSVPPAQHAQHSQQTYYQQPAYQAPSSQASSPAKKSSGPKTFLLAFAGAALACIIALSGFGIYNAMSDSGSSSDSGSSTIIGSSGNGGVDAADNDATLAEAVAQKALPSVVAIDVYTSQSAGGMYGYGMGSGSDSSSLTQSSLGSGVVLSEDGYIVTNYHVVEGGEAFKVTIEGEQYDAEVVGTDPSSDLAVIKADATGLTPIEIGDSSDLIIGEWVMTIGSPFGLEQSVATGIVSATSRSQIMNSQTDGSTMIYANLIQTDAAINPGNSGGALVDADGKLIGINTLITSYSGNYSGVGFAIPVNYAVNIAQQIIDGKTPTHAQLGVSLSTVNEQIAKRYGLAVNEGAYVANVSEGSGAAEAGIEVGDIITKFNGTTVTSADELMLQIRALNPGDKAEVEINRNGQNETLEVTLGSDESSQAATQQQSQQNPLSELFGGGNGSNSGNNGLSS, encoded by the coding sequence ATGGACAATACGAACGGCAGCGGCGCGCCGGTTCCCCCGCCTTCAGGCGATAACCGCTATGCCGCACCGACTCAGCCGACGCAACCCGGCCAGTCGGTTCCGCCGGCGCAGCACGCGCAGCATTCCCAGCAGACATACTATCAGCAGCCCGCTTACCAGGCGCCGTCTTCGCAGGCTTCCTCACCGGCGAAGAAATCGAGCGGTCCGAAGACGTTCCTGCTCGCGTTTGCGGGCGCCGCGCTCGCGTGCATCATCGCGCTGTCGGGCTTCGGCATCTACAACGCCATGAGCGATAGCGGATCTTCGAGCGATTCGGGTTCGTCGACGATTATCGGCTCGAGCGGCAACGGCGGCGTCGATGCCGCCGACAACGATGCCACGCTTGCCGAGGCGGTCGCTCAGAAAGCGCTTCCTTCGGTTGTGGCCATCGACGTGTACACGAGCCAGTCAGCTGGCGGCATGTACGGCTACGGTATGGGCTCCGGCTCCGATTCGAGCTCGCTGACACAGTCCTCGCTCGGCAGCGGCGTCGTGCTTTCCGAAGATGGTTACATTGTCACGAACTACCACGTCGTCGAGGGTGGCGAGGCGTTCAAGGTGACCATCGAGGGTGAGCAATACGACGCTGAGGTCGTGGGCACCGATCCGAGCTCCGACCTTGCGGTTATCAAGGCAGATGCAACAGGCTTGACCCCGATCGAGATCGGCGATTCGTCCGACCTGATCATCGGCGAGTGGGTTATGACCATCGGTAGCCCCTTCGGCCTTGAGCAGTCGGTTGCAACCGGTATCGTTTCGGCTACGAGCCGCTCCCAGATCATGAACTCGCAGACCGACGGCTCCACGATGATCTACGCGAACCTGATCCAGACCGACGCGGCTATCAACCCCGGTAACTCCGGCGGCGCGCTCGTCGACGCGGACGGCAAGCTCATCGGCATCAACACGCTTATCACGTCGTACTCGGGCAACTACTCGGGCGTCGGCTTCGCAATCCCGGTGAACTACGCGGTCAACATCGCGCAGCAGATCATCGACGGCAAGACCCCGACCCATGCGCAGCTCGGCGTTTCGCTCTCCACCGTGAACGAGCAGATCGCCAAGCGCTACGGCCTTGCGGTGAACGAGGGCGCCTACGTCGCCAACGTGAGCGAAGGCAGCGGCGCGGCCGAGGCTGGCATCGAGGTGGGCGACATCATCACCAAGTTCAACGGCACGACCGTAACGTCCGCCGACGAGCTGATGCTCCAGATCCGCGCACTGAATCCTGGCGATAAAGCCGAGGTTGAGATCAACCGCAACGGTCAGAACGAGACGCTTGAGGTAACGCTCGGTTCCGACGAAAGCTCGCAGGCTGCGACGCAGCAGCAGAGCCAGCAGAACCCGCTGAGCGAGCTCTTCGGCGGCGGCAACGGCTCCAACTCCGGCAACAACGGACTGAGCTCGTAG
- the dxr gene encoding 1-deoxy-D-xylulose-5-phosphate reductoisomerase — MSDRKRIVVLGSSGSIGTQTLDVARRHSDKLEVVGLALGTRVDVLEAQVREFGVRHAAVGDEGLREAPTSRSLATHLALADDSETAATLGFGPDAVVDLVRLPEADVVVNALVGAAGLRASFETLLAGKVLALANKESLVVGGDLIMPLAARVDEMRRANGLAPATGPAGALMPIDSEHGAIYQCLLGERADEVEKLWVTASGGPFRGRTRDELASITPAQALAHPTWNMGAKISIDSSTLMNKGLEVIEAHHLFGMGYDKIEVVVQPQSAIHSMVEFSDGSVKAHLGTTDMRIPIQFALSYPDRWDAPVAPLDFRTLGSLEFAAPDTDTFRCLALAREAGKAGGTLPCAMNAANEVAVAAFLAERCAYLDIARCVEVVMEAHEMQRVKSLEQLEEVDGWARRTAKAWIER; from the coding sequence ATGTCGGATAGGAAGCGCATCGTTGTGCTCGGCTCGTCAGGCTCGATCGGCACTCAGACGCTCGATGTGGCGCGGCGGCATTCCGACAAGCTCGAAGTGGTAGGCCTTGCGCTCGGTACGCGCGTCGACGTGCTCGAAGCGCAGGTGCGCGAGTTTGGCGTGCGCCATGCGGCGGTGGGAGACGAGGGCCTGCGCGAGGCACCCACGTCCCGTTCGCTCGCGACGCACCTCGCGCTTGCCGATGACAGTGAAACGGCGGCAACGCTCGGATTCGGGCCGGATGCCGTGGTCGATCTCGTGCGGCTACCCGAAGCCGATGTCGTGGTGAACGCGCTCGTGGGAGCAGCGGGTCTTCGTGCGAGCTTCGAGACGCTCTTAGCGGGAAAAGTGCTCGCGCTTGCGAACAAGGAATCGCTCGTGGTCGGCGGCGATCTCATCATGCCGCTTGCCGCTCGGGTTGACGAGATGCGACGTGCGAACGGGCTCGCTCCTGCCACTGGTCCGGCAGGTGCGCTCATGCCCATCGATTCGGAACACGGGGCGATCTACCAATGCTTGCTCGGCGAGCGGGCAGACGAGGTGGAAAAACTCTGGGTGACCGCGTCCGGGGGACCGTTTCGAGGCCGCACGCGCGATGAGCTTGCTTCCATTACGCCTGCCCAGGCGCTCGCGCATCCCACGTGGAACATGGGCGCGAAGATCAGCATCGATTCGTCAACGCTCATGAACAAGGGCCTCGAAGTCATCGAGGCGCATCATCTGTTCGGCATGGGCTACGACAAGATCGAAGTGGTCGTGCAGCCGCAGAGCGCCATCCACTCGATGGTCGAGTTCTCCGACGGCAGCGTGAAGGCTCATCTCGGCACAACCGACATGCGCATTCCCATCCAGTTCGCGCTCTCGTATCCCGATCGCTGGGACGCACCGGTCGCACCGCTCGATTTTCGCACGCTCGGCTCGCTCGAGTTTGCGGCTCCCGATACCGATACGTTTCGCTGCCTCGCCCTTGCGCGCGAGGCGGGCAAGGCGGGCGGCACGCTGCCGTGCGCGATGAACGCAGCCAACGAGGTGGCGGTTGCGGCGTTTCTCGCCGAGCGGTGCGCGTACCTGGACATCGCCCGGTGCGTGGAAGTTGTCATGGAAGCGCACGAGATGCAGCGGGTTAAAAGCCTCGAGCAGCTGGAAGAGGTCGACGGATGGGCCCGCCGCACGGCGAAGGCGTGGATCGAGCGATAA
- a CDS encoding IS1595 family transposase — translation MLEILHQLLPQLTRAEKIEMLAHLKEAIAEELIVSSEGNGPSVCPHCGCARFTKKGHGRSREQRWLCGGCARTFSGATKGLLANSKLSGGAWMSFAACMVDALSLRESAKRCNTCLSTAWFMRHRLCEVMAKRLMPFRVGKGSTCQIDETIVNENLSGNWTRSGSVSLPRKPHKRGNAIHVSGSSRERISILTGISDRGDCFCEVCCRGKSSIEDIEALLKGKVEKGAIVSSDWDAAYPKALASIGAGHRRYCTSSGKGYKINMVNALHSRLRDFLFPFKGVSTRRLKHYLDWFCYVEQFRKSDADRREVLYSNAISGTYETTRRNYPSTPFPFGEYWNMSTVV, via the coding sequence ATGCTTGAGATTCTACACCAACTTTTGCCCCAGCTAACCCGCGCTGAGAAAATCGAGATGCTCGCCCACCTAAAAGAAGCCATTGCCGAAGAGCTGATCGTTAGCTCTGAAGGCAACGGACCTTCCGTTTGTCCGCACTGCGGCTGTGCGCGCTTCACCAAGAAGGGCCATGGCCGCTCAAGAGAACAACGATGGCTTTGCGGCGGCTGTGCGCGGACCTTTTCCGGTGCGACCAAAGGACTGCTGGCAAACTCGAAGCTCAGCGGAGGGGCGTGGATGAGCTTTGCCGCATGCATGGTGGATGCATTGAGTCTTCGGGAGTCTGCCAAGCGTTGCAATACCTGCCTTTCCACCGCCTGGTTCATGCGCCACCGCCTTTGTGAGGTGATGGCGAAAAGACTCATGCCTTTTCGTGTCGGGAAAGGGTCAACCTGCCAGATCGATGAAACCATAGTCAATGAGAATCTCTCGGGGAACTGGACCAGATCAGGGTCTGTTTCGCTACCGAGAAAACCCCATAAGCGGGGGAACGCCATACATGTTTCGGGGTCGTCCAGGGAAAGGATCAGCATCTTAACCGGCATCAGTGACCGGGGAGACTGCTTCTGCGAGGTGTGCTGTCGGGGCAAATCGAGCATCGAAGATATCGAGGCGCTCCTAAAGGGCAAGGTCGAAAAAGGGGCCATCGTATCAAGTGACTGGGATGCAGCTTACCCCAAAGCCTTGGCATCGATCGGTGCGGGGCATAGGCGTTATTGCACATCATCGGGTAAGGGGTATAAGATCAACATGGTCAATGCTCTCCATTCACGCTTGAGGGATTTCCTATTCCCGTTCAAAGGTGTTTCCACAAGGCGCCTTAAACATTACCTTGACTGGTTTTGCTACGTTGAGCAATTCAGGAAAAGCGATGCTGACCGTCGTGAGGTGCTGTACTCAAATGCCATAAGCGGAACATACGAGACGACCAGAAGGAACTATCCTTCAACTCCGTTTCCCTTCGGAGAGTACTGGAATATGTCAACAGTGGTCTAA
- a CDS encoding isoprenyl transferase → MRKPLEDIFPNPPAELDPQRVDASRIPAHVAVIMDGNGRWAKKRALNRLKGHAAGIEAVRETIRAANDIGVKYLTIYSFSTENWKRPEEEVVGLMDLFAQTMLAEVDELHEEHVRVMTIGRTGALPKKTRDAFDEAWEKTKNNSGMTLVVAINYGGRNEIVDGINAYMDAAHEALARGEKPMPLSEDTFGDYLYTADIPDPDLLIRTSGEMRVSNFLLWQIAYTEFYCTEVLWPDFDRYEFLRALLDYQGRDRRFGAVG, encoded by the coding sequence GTGAGAAAACCGCTTGAAGACATATTCCCGAATCCGCCGGCCGAACTCGATCCCCAGAGGGTCGATGCGAGCCGGATCCCTGCGCACGTCGCCGTTATCATGGACGGCAACGGCAGGTGGGCGAAAAAGCGGGCGCTCAACCGGCTGAAAGGGCATGCTGCGGGCATCGAGGCGGTGCGCGAGACCATCCGCGCTGCAAACGATATCGGCGTGAAGTACCTCACCATCTACTCGTTTTCCACGGAGAACTGGAAGCGCCCCGAAGAAGAAGTCGTCGGCCTCATGGACTTGTTCGCGCAAACGATGCTCGCCGAAGTCGACGAGCTGCACGAAGAGCACGTGCGGGTCATGACCATCGGCAGAACGGGCGCGCTTCCGAAGAAGACGCGCGATGCGTTCGACGAGGCGTGGGAGAAAACCAAGAACAACAGCGGCATGACGCTTGTGGTGGCCATCAACTACGGAGGCCGCAATGAGATCGTCGACGGCATCAACGCCTACATGGATGCGGCGCACGAGGCGCTCGCCCGGGGCGAGAAGCCGATGCCGCTTTCGGAAGACACGTTCGGCGACTACCTGTACACGGCCGACATCCCGGATCCCGACCTGCTCATTCGCACGAGCGGCGAGATGCGCGTGTCGAATTTCCTTTTGTGGCAGATCGCATACACGGAATTCTACTGCACCGAGGTGCTCTGGCCCGATTTCGACCGGTACGAGTTTTTGCGGGCGCTCCTCGATTACCAGGGAAGGGACCGCCGGTTCGGGGCGGTGGGGTAA
- the pyrH gene encoding UMP kinase yields the protein MSGGYKYKRVLLKLSGEALAGDAGYGIDPKVVEDLAVQIKDIVNDGIELAVVVGGGNIFRGMAASAEGMERAQADYIGMLATVMNALALQDAFERHGVYSRVQSAITMQEISEPYIRRRAIRHLEKGRVVILAAGTGNPYFTTDTTAALRACEIDAECLLKATKVDGVYDSDPRTNPDAKKFDKISYLDVLSMGLNVMDSTATSLCMDNDLPMIVFDLTVPGNIARALKGENVGTTVQ from the coding sequence ATGTCTGGTGGCTACAAGTACAAGCGCGTCCTCTTGAAACTGTCCGGCGAGGCTTTGGCGGGGGATGCGGGTTACGGCATCGATCCGAAGGTCGTCGAGGACCTGGCCGTCCAGATCAAGGACATCGTAAACGACGGCATCGAGCTCGCCGTGGTCGTGGGCGGCGGCAACATCTTCCGCGGCATGGCGGCAAGCGCCGAAGGCATGGAGCGCGCCCAGGCAGACTACATCGGCATGCTCGCCACCGTCATGAATGCGCTCGCTTTGCAAGACGCGTTTGAGCGCCATGGCGTGTACTCGCGTGTGCAAAGCGCCATCACCATGCAGGAAATCTCCGAGCCCTACATCCGCCGTCGCGCCATCCGCCATCTCGAGAAGGGCCGCGTAGTCATTCTCGCCGCCGGCACGGGCAACCCGTACTTCACCACCGATACCACCGCTGCGCTGCGCGCCTGCGAGATTGATGCCGAATGCCTGCTCAAGGCCACAAAGGTCGACGGCGTATACGACAGCGATCCGCGCACCAACCCCGATGCCAAGAAGTTCGACAAGATCAGCTACCTCGACGTGCTTTCAATGGGGCTTAACGTCATGGATTCCACGGCCACGTCTTTGTGCATGGACAACGACCTGCCCATGATCGTGTTCGATCTCACCGTTCCGGGCAATATTGCGCGGGCTCTCAAGGGCGAAAACGTCGGAACCACGGTACAATAG